A DNA window from Fimbriimonadaceae bacterium contains the following coding sequences:
- a CDS encoding ATP-binding protein, which produces GSKATLLATQIPVEEWHSRLGDPTLADAILDRLVHNANRIDLKGESQRKARSSLTMPIASR; this is translated from the coding sequence TGGCTCAAAGGCGACGCTTCTGGCTACCCAGATCCCGGTGGAAGAGTGGCATTCGCGGCTGGGCGATCCAACCTTGGCCGACGCGATTCTCGACCGGCTCGTCCACAACGCCAACCGCATAGATCTCAAGGGAGAATCCCAGCGCAAGGCCCGGTCCTCCTTGACCATGCCGATCGCTTCACGCTAA